A region from the Bacteroidota bacterium genome encodes:
- a CDS encoding phytanoyl-CoA dioxygenase family protein: MKVIRRNFQQDGYAVIAAVYSQSELLKIAEEIDRFSATNPEFQQERELFAIRRIMEEIPSLRQLIFTPALIRIIDEFAEKGSFLTKSIYFDKPPGSNWFVAWHQDISISVDARRDVPGYAQWTAKSGVIGVVPPLSILENTLTVRIHLDNTDAFNGALKILRGSHHLGIVRKETVDWDQMEEVTCEVPAGGVMLMRPLTMHASRRAQSGTQRRVIHLEFCNQDLDGGIQWAERF; this comes from the coding sequence ATGAAGGTTATCCGCAGGAATTTCCAACAAGATGGATATGCCGTGATTGCAGCGGTCTATTCGCAATCCGAATTATTGAAAATTGCGGAGGAAATCGACAGATTCAGCGCGACTAACCCTGAATTTCAGCAGGAAAGGGAACTTTTTGCGATTCGAAGGATCATGGAAGAGATTCCCTCCCTCAGGCAACTGATTTTCACCCCAGCTTTGATACGCATCATTGACGAATTTGCCGAAAAAGGCAGTTTTCTCACCAAAAGCATCTACTTTGACAAGCCGCCGGGGTCAAATTGGTTTGTGGCTTGGCACCAAGACATCAGCATTTCGGTGGACGCGCGACGGGATGTACCCGGCTACGCACAATGGACGGCAAAATCGGGCGTCATTGGAGTTGTACCGCCCCTTTCGATCCTTGAAAACACCCTCACAGTTCGCATTCATTTGGACAATACCGATGCATTCAACGGCGCATTGAAGATCCTTCGCGGTTCTCACCACTTGGGCATTGTGCGCAAGGAAACCGTCGATTGGGACCAAATGGAAGAGGTGACCTGTGAGGTCCCCGCAGGCGGGGTCATGTTGATGCGGCCGTTGACCATGCATGCGAGCAGGCGCGCACAATCCGGAACCCAACGACGCGTGATTCATTTGGAGTTTTGCAACCAGGATTTAGACGGAGGAATTCAATGGGCCGAACGCTTTTGA
- a CDS encoding choice-of-anchor B family protein encodes MIPKGVSAQVGNNMTVLSNWDNPNLPMYYNLVYNEVFGWHDGNGREYAILGSMAWTHFIEVTNPATPIVRDSVAGTFGQCIHRDFKTYGNYCYGVADEGNSTLQVIDMSYLPDSVHVVYNSAQFFQRAHNCFVDSASGRLYIVGSNTQNQGVFVLDIGTNPEVPTLLGSVNLGSYTHDLSVRGDTAYMNNGFDGFRIYDFANPAAPVMLASLPSYPQQGYNHSCWLTEDGDYLVMCDETRNKSCKIVDVRNFGNLNITSMFRSALLFPDSTSIPHNPLVIGNYAVIAYYHDGVQIWDISNKSAPVHVAGYDTYPINTTYNDWYGAWGTYPFLPSGTVLGSDVHNGLFTFRVPFPFPYALTATDATVPATCNYSSNGQATVTPAGGTAPYSYQWSSGHTTPTANGLLPGTYTVTISDRYGYDIVHSVTVTSPSALQVNVQVGAESCEGTADGAIDLHTSGGTPGYNFIWSTGDMVEDLNSLTAGTYSVTVTDSAGCIYSDTISLSFLMPRPTAYAGRDTVLCSNSLLISANVPIQGTGHWDWISGNGTIQNPNIPSTTVTNLQQGLNLLAWIVFDGQCSGVDTLEVFVSSTAFIDAGNDTVVCNSNLQLAGSASTNGQGMWTVMPNTVAFNNATLPHAVAGGLQPGQYQFFWSVSDANCQAIDSMTVFVSRPPFAAYTFNANQLSVNFQNLSQYATSWHWNFGDGNTSLLQNPSHAYAQAGVYTVCLIATDTCGSDTSCQTLGLTSTGVSSLQTPLIQVWPNPFSNWMDLVVAGTNSDVVQCKLMDLQGRTLWQSNAQPQNGAIQLRIDLPDLPSGMYFLDVRVGDWGTTSWSKVLPVIHQH; translated from the coding sequence ATGATTCCAAAGGGAGTTTCTGCCCAAGTAGGAAATAACATGACCGTGCTCTCCAATTGGGACAACCCGAACTTGCCGATGTACTACAACTTGGTGTACAACGAGGTATTCGGCTGGCACGACGGCAACGGCCGCGAATACGCAATCCTCGGCTCCATGGCCTGGACACATTTCATCGAAGTCACGAATCCGGCAACACCTATTGTGCGTGACAGCGTTGCAGGCACATTTGGCCAATGCATTCACCGCGATTTTAAGACCTACGGCAACTATTGCTATGGCGTCGCCGATGAAGGCAATTCTACACTGCAAGTCATCGACATGTCTTACCTACCCGATTCGGTTCATGTCGTGTACAACAGCGCACAATTTTTCCAGCGGGCGCACAATTGTTTCGTGGACTCGGCCTCCGGCAGGCTCTATATTGTTGGCTCAAATACCCAAAATCAAGGTGTTTTCGTCTTGGATATTGGGACAAATCCAGAGGTTCCCACCTTGCTGGGAAGTGTAAACCTAGGCAGCTACACCCACGATTTATCGGTGCGCGGCGACACGGCTTACATGAACAATGGCTTTGATGGCTTTCGGATTTATGATTTTGCAAATCCTGCGGCTCCCGTAATGTTGGCATCGCTGCCATCCTATCCGCAACAAGGTTACAATCATAGCTGTTGGCTGACCGAGGATGGAGACTACCTCGTCATGTGTGATGAAACGCGCAACAAAAGCTGCAAAATCGTCGATGTACGCAATTTCGGGAACCTCAACATCACCTCGATGTTCCGGTCGGCATTGTTGTTTCCGGATTCGACCAGCATTCCACACAACCCGTTGGTGATTGGCAATTATGCTGTGATTGCCTACTACCACGATGGTGTCCAAATTTGGGACATCAGCAACAAAAGTGCGCCGGTGCATGTCGCCGGCTACGATACCTACCCCATCAACACGACCTACAACGATTGGTATGGCGCATGGGGCACCTACCCATTCCTTCCATCTGGAACTGTTCTCGGCTCAGACGTGCACAATGGTTTGTTCACGTTCCGCGTGCCATTTCCCTTTCCGTATGCGCTTACGGCAACCGATGCAACGGTTCCTGCCACTTGCAACTATAGCTCCAATGGCCAAGCCACCGTCACTCCTGCTGGTGGCACCGCGCCGTATTCCTATCAATGGTCTTCGGGCCACACCACACCAACGGCAAACGGATTATTACCTGGCACTTATACCGTCACCATCAGCGATCGCTACGGATATGACATCGTCCACTCCGTGACGGTCACAAGTCCGTCCGCCCTCCAAGTGAACGTGCAAGTGGGTGCAGAATCCTGCGAAGGAACTGCTGATGGTGCCATCGACTTGCATACAAGTGGTGGCACGCCCGGCTACAACTTCATCTGGAGCACGGGTGATATGGTCGAAGACCTCAACAGCCTCACCGCGGGGACATATTCTGTAACAGTCACTGATTCTGCGGGATGCATTTATTCTGACACGATCTCCCTAAGTTTTTTGATGCCGCGCCCGACTGCGTATGCGGGACGTGACACTGTGCTTTGCAGCAATAGTTTGTTGATCTCTGCGAATGTCCCGATCCAAGGAACCGGTCATTGGGATTGGATCAGCGGCAACGGCACAATCCAAAATCCAAATATTCCGTCGACCACCGTTACAAATCTTCAACAAGGCCTAAATCTGCTGGCTTGGATCGTATTTGATGGCCAATGCAGCGGCGTCGACACCTTGGAAGTTTTTGTAAGCAGCACGGCCTTCATTGATGCTGGAAATGATACCGTCGTTTGTAACTCCAATCTGCAACTCGCTGGTTCGGCATCTACGAACGGTCAAGGAATGTGGACCGTAATGCCCAATACAGTCGCCTTTAACAATGCTACGCTTCCCCATGCGGTCGCCGGAGGCTTGCAGCCGGGCCAATATCAGTTCTTCTGGTCGGTAAGCGATGCCAATTGCCAAGCCATTGACTCGATGACTGTTTTTGTAAGCCGTCCACCATTTGCAGCTTACACTTTTAACGCCAATCAGTTGTCAGTCAATTTCCAGAATCTAAGCCAATATGCCACAAGCTGGCATTGGAACTTTGGAGACGGAAATACAAGCCTGCTTCAAAATCCATCGCATGCCTATGCGCAGGCGGGCGTGTACACCGTCTGTTTGATCGCGACCGACACCTGTGGCAGCGATACTTCCTGCCAAACGTTGGGATTGACGAGCACGGGAGTTTCAAGCCTCCAAACACCTTTGATCCAAGTTTGGCCCAACCCATTCTCCAATTGGATGGACCTCGTGGTTGCCGGCACGAATTCGGATGTTGTTCAATGTAAGCTGATGGACCTTCAGGGAAGAACGCTGTGGCAATCCAATGCCCAACCCCAAAATGGTGCCATCCAACTTCGTATCGATCTGCCGGATTTGCCTTCGGGAATGTACTTTTTGGATGTCAGGGTTGGCGATTGGGGGACAACTTCTTGGTCCAAGGTTCTGCCGGTGATCCACCAGCATTGA
- a CDS encoding GntR family transcriptional regulator — protein MMNIGKYNTLEVVSDTKFGLYLADEEGNDVLLPNKFCPKDAKIGDKLDVFVYRDHEQRPVATNQRPLIIRDSFAYLKVKQVGTVGAFLDWGLEKDLLVPYKEQEPRMDEGRKYVVFLYLDTASGRLVATNRVRRHVSNDDIEVEVGDEVALLIWEENEAGFRAIINNKHFGIIYRSDLFEPLRIGDKMKGYVRAIREDNKIDLSLQPIGFENVEATAETLLVLLKKNGGSLPFGDKSDPEAIQKQLKMSKKTFKKAAGTLFKKKLVRIEDNGIFLL, from the coding sequence ATGATGAACATCGGGAAATACAACACCCTCGAGGTGGTAAGCGATACAAAGTTTGGACTTTACCTCGCCGATGAAGAAGGCAACGATGTCTTGCTTCCCAACAAGTTTTGCCCCAAGGATGCCAAAATCGGGGACAAACTCGATGTTTTTGTATACCGTGACCACGAACAACGCCCGGTTGCTACGAACCAGCGCCCTTTGATCATTCGGGATTCATTTGCCTATTTGAAGGTGAAACAAGTCGGTACCGTCGGCGCATTTTTGGACTGGGGATTGGAAAAAGACCTGCTCGTGCCTTACAAAGAGCAAGAGCCTCGCATGGATGAGGGCAGGAAATATGTTGTCTTCCTCTACCTCGACACCGCAAGTGGACGCCTTGTCGCCACCAACCGCGTGCGTCGCCACGTGAGCAACGACGATATCGAGGTAGAAGTCGGCGACGAAGTCGCCTTGCTGATCTGGGAAGAAAATGAGGCAGGATTTCGCGCAATCATTAACAACAAACATTTTGGCATCATTTACCGCAGCGACCTGTTTGAACCCCTGCGCATCGGTGACAAAATGAAGGGCTACGTTCGCGCGATCCGCGAGGACAACAAGATTGACTTGAGCCTGCAACCGATCGGCTTTGAAAATGTCGAGGCCACGGCTGAAACGTTGCTTGTTTTGCTGAAGAAGAATGGTGGATCATTGCCCTTTGGAGACAAAAGTGATCCCGAAGCGATTCAGAAGCAACTCAAAATGAGCAAGAAAACATTCAAAAAGGCAGCAGGAACACTTTTCAAGAAGAAACTCGTGCGCATCGAAGACAACGGCATCTTCCTGCTCTGA
- a CDS encoding phage tail protein, translated as MNHFGLVTEGESDQVVVERILMGYFNDPDLMVTANHPLRDETDKGKATGGWGNLLEYLKSDAFKQTFQTTKYIVVQIDTDKSEEFGVSKPFEGKDINIDLLVHETQAKLIESIGEFFELVKQRLIFAISVHEIECWLLPIYYTDSKSAKTTGCINTLNQALQKKEGFSIHAKEYKYYEKMAKNFLKRKDLDRYSPHNPSLKIFVDKLQYCQIEGI; from the coding sequence ATGAACCATTTTGGATTGGTGACGGAAGGTGAAAGCGATCAAGTCGTGGTTGAACGCATCCTGATGGGCTATTTTAATGACCCAGACCTAATGGTTACTGCAAATCATCCCTTGAGGGATGAGACTGACAAGGGGAAGGCTACTGGAGGTTGGGGAAATCTGCTTGAATACCTGAAATCCGATGCATTCAAGCAAACATTTCAGACGACAAAATATATCGTCGTGCAAATTGACACGGACAAAAGCGAAGAATTTGGGGTGTCCAAACCATTTGAGGGTAAAGACATAAATATTGATTTGCTTGTCCACGAAACGCAAGCCAAACTGATAGAATCGATCGGTGAGTTCTTCGAATTGGTGAAACAGCGCCTAATCTTTGCCATCTCAGTCCACGAAATCGAATGTTGGTTGCTTCCGATCTACTACACAGACTCCAAGAGCGCAAAAACAACCGGGTGCATCAACACCTTGAATCAAGCTCTGCAAAAGAAAGAAGGCTTCTCAATCCATGCCAAGGAGTACAAATACTATGAAAAAATGGCCAAGAATTTCCTCAAGCGCAAAGATCTAGACCGCTATTCGCCGCACAATCCCAGCTTGAAAATATTCGTCGATAAGCTCCAATACTGCCAAATCGAAGGAATTTAA
- a CDS encoding sigma-70 family RNA polymerase sigma factor, giving the protein MQVPNEAYHIERVLKGDTQAFALLVEYYKDLVFTICKRITQNDEDAEECAQDTFLKAFRSLESFRQEAKFGTWLFRIAYNTAISKQRVQKHVHESTDDRKVQNVSFDDTESGYRSLANDQRKHYLKLALAELPPEDANLVSLYYYNELSIAEIQEITGMEISNIKVKLHRARKKLQDSLQRLLKDELEEIL; this is encoded by the coding sequence ATGCAGGTACCCAATGAGGCATATCATATTGAACGCGTTTTAAAGGGCGATACGCAGGCGTTTGCCTTGTTGGTCGAGTACTACAAGGATTTGGTGTTTACGATTTGCAAGCGCATCACCCAAAATGACGAGGATGCTGAGGAATGTGCTCAGGATACGTTTCTGAAGGCATTTCGGAGTTTGGAGAGCTTTCGGCAGGAGGCAAAATTCGGGACATGGTTGTTTCGGATTGCCTACAACACTGCGATTTCCAAGCAACGCGTGCAGAAGCATGTGCATGAAAGCACCGATGACCGCAAGGTGCAGAATGTGAGCTTTGATGATACTGAAAGCGGTTACCGTTCATTGGCCAACGATCAGCGTAAACACTATCTGAAGTTGGCGCTCGCCGAATTGCCGCCGGAGGATGCCAATCTGGTGAGCCTGTATTATTACAACGAATTGAGCATCGCGGAGATTCAGGAGATCACCGGCATGGAGATTTCTAACATAAAAGTTAAATTGCATAGGGCACGCAAAAAGCTTCAAGACAGCTTGCAGCGGCTACTGAAAGATGAATTGGAGGAAATTCTATGA
- a CDS encoding DUF3817 domain-containing protein, translating into MKKFFNSTIGFLRVLGLLEGTSLIVLVFIGVPVKRFLGDDTIVKTVGMAHGILFILFVFLTLLVGQQQRWKMFQTTWKVLLSCIIPFGTFYVDHKILKPIHQAGN; encoded by the coding sequence ATGAAAAAATTCTTCAATTCCACGATTGGTTTTCTGCGCGTACTGGGTTTGCTCGAAGGGACTTCCCTCATCGTACTCGTTTTCATAGGAGTTCCCGTTAAGCGCTTTCTTGGTGACGACACCATCGTGAAAACGGTGGGTATGGCCCATGGGATTCTTTTTATACTGTTTGTGTTCTTGACATTGCTGGTCGGCCAACAACAACGTTGGAAAATGTTTCAGACAACCTGGAAGGTTTTGCTCTCCTGCATCATCCCTTTCGGGACGTTTTATGTGGACCACAAGATATTGAAGCCCATTCATCAGGCTGGAAATTAA
- a CDS encoding isoaspartyl peptidase/L-asparaginase, translating to MKKFAIALHGGAGTILRSAMTPEKEAAYTAALQAALNIGYAILENGGSALEAVEQTVVSLEDCPLFNAGRGSVFTADGKHEMDASIMDGLTRDAGAVSMVSGVRNPITLARLVMAESGHVMLAGEGAMDFARSMKVPFEPESYFHDDFRWNQWQEMRGSDGFQLDHSAKKDEKFGTVGAVALDQQGNIAAATSTGGMTNKKFGRIGDSPIIGAGTYAHNKTCAVSCTGSGEFFIRGVVAYDVSCLMEYKGLSLQAACDEVVQRRLMEIGGDGGLVALDAAGNIALVFNTEGMYRACRDSAGRNEVGIYGG from the coding sequence ATGAAAAAATTCGCAATTGCCCTCCACGGCGGCGCCGGTACGATCCTTCGCAGTGCCATGACCCCTGAGAAAGAGGCCGCATATACTGCAGCGCTGCAAGCAGCCCTGAACATTGGCTACGCCATCCTCGAAAATGGCGGCAGCGCCTTGGAAGCGGTGGAGCAGACGGTGGTATCGCTCGAGGATTGCCCCCTTTTCAATGCCGGCCGCGGTTCGGTGTTCACGGCAGATGGCAAGCACGAGATGGATGCCTCGATCATGGACGGCTTGACCCGCGATGCGGGTGCGGTTTCGATGGTATCGGGTGTGCGCAACCCGATCACGCTCGCGCGCTTGGTCATGGCTGAGAGCGGGCATGTGATGCTTGCAGGTGAGGGTGCGATGGACTTTGCGCGGTCGATGAAAGTGCCATTTGAGCCGGAAAGCTATTTCCACGATGATTTTCGCTGGAATCAATGGCAGGAAATGCGGGGCAGCGATGGGTTTCAGCTGGATCACAGCGCTAAGAAGGACGAGAAATTCGGGACTGTGGGCGCTGTGGCGCTAGATCAACAGGGCAACATTGCCGCCGCAACGAGCACGGGCGGCATGACCAATAAAAAATTCGGCAGGATTGGGGACAGCCCGATCATCGGAGCGGGAACCTACGCGCACAACAAAACTTGCGCAGTGAGCTGCACCGGCAGCGGCGAATTTTTCATCCGTGGCGTGGTCGCCTACGATGTGAGCTGCCTGATGGAATACAAAGGACTGTCGTTGCAGGCGGCCTGTGACGAGGTGGTGCAACGCCGACTCATGGAAATTGGCGGCGACGGCGGATTGGTGGCCTTGGATGCTGCGGGAAACATCGCGTTGGTGTTCAATACCGAGGGGATGTACCGGGCCTGCCGGGATTCTGCGGGGCGGAATGAGGTTGGGATTTATGGGGGGTGA
- a CDS encoding cation:dicarboxylase symporter family transporter, whose amino-acid sequence MSAAHEFPKYDANAPKRSIAKRILTNLTFWVLIAIIAGVLLGHFAPETGKQMEVIGSTFVKIIKLFIPPIIFLTIVLGISGMHDLKKVGRIGVKALVYFEVVTTFALVIGIAVAYWIKPGSIPRESLKAAEGPVVKGNGEGFSWLKFFLDNLTLQILVVAILVGIGLHFYRRRELAYTKLSWLSKYVFMGLKYVMYLAPLGAFGGMASVVGKYGLHSLTPLAKLMGTVYLTMFLFIFVILGGILWLYRIRIWKLLRFIKEELLIVLGTSSSESALPSIMEKLERMGCSKSVVGLVVPTGYSFNLDGTSIYLSMSVIFLAQLYNVDLSLGELLSIIGILMITSKGAAGVSGSGFIVLASTLTAIGKIPVEGLAFLLGVDKFMSEARAITNIIGNTVATIVISKSEKEFTEPKMEPD is encoded by the coding sequence GTGAGTGCCGCCCATGAATTTCCCAAATACGATGCCAATGCGCCAAAACGGAGTATTGCCAAGCGCATTCTGACCAATCTGACCTTCTGGGTTTTGATCGCCATCATCGCGGGTGTGTTGCTCGGTCACTTTGCGCCAGAGACCGGCAAGCAGATGGAGGTGATCGGTTCGACGTTTGTGAAGATCATCAAGCTGTTCATTCCTCCGATTATTTTTCTCACGATTGTATTGGGAATCAGTGGGATGCATGACTTGAAGAAGGTCGGCCGGATCGGCGTGAAAGCATTGGTTTATTTTGAAGTGGTAACCACTTTTGCACTCGTGATCGGCATCGCTGTTGCCTATTGGATCAAACCGGGCAGCATTCCGCGGGAGAGTTTGAAGGCGGCGGAGGGTCCCGTCGTCAAGGGAAATGGAGAAGGATTTAGCTGGCTGAAATTCTTTTTGGACAACCTGACGCTTCAGATTTTGGTGGTTGCGATTTTGGTCGGCATCGGATTGCATTTTTACCGTCGCCGCGAATTGGCCTACACAAAGCTGAGTTGGCTCTCCAAATACGTTTTCATGGGGTTGAAATATGTCATGTACCTCGCGCCGTTGGGCGCATTTGGCGGTATGGCATCGGTTGTCGGCAAGTATGGGCTGCATTCGCTCACGCCATTGGCCAAACTCATGGGAACCGTCTATCTGACCATGTTCCTGTTCATTTTTGTGATTCTCGGCGGCATTTTGTGGCTTTACCGCATTCGCATTTGGAAGTTGCTGCGGTTTATCAAGGAGGAACTTTTAATTGTGCTCGGCACATCCTCCTCAGAATCCGCCCTTCCTTCGATCATGGAGAAGCTTGAAAGGATGGGTTGCAGCAAATCAGTCGTCGGCTTGGTCGTCCCGACAGGTTATTCCTTCAATTTGGATGGCACTTCGATTTACCTGTCCATGTCGGTGATTTTTCTGGCGCAATTGTACAATGTTGATTTGAGCTTAGGAGAATTGCTGTCGATCATCGGGATCTTGATGATTACCTCCAAAGGTGCAGCCGGCGTGAGCGGCAGCGGATTTATCGTTTTGGCATCAACGCTCACAGCGATCGGGAAAATCCCAGTGGAAGGGCTCGCATTTTTACTGGGGGTCGACAAATTCATGAGTGAAGCACGGGCGATCACCAACATCATCGGCAACACGGTTGCAACAATTGTGATTTCCAAAAGTGAAAAAGAATTCACAGAACCCAAGATGGAACCGGATTGA
- a CDS encoding cyanophycinase produces the protein MVKGTLIPIGGNEDKGMGENEMYTLEFLKEGILSHVVRESGGQQARIVVIPTASSIPHEVGQNYLHAFDKLGVKHVDVIHIHDRGESERKDFLRLVEQANCVMFSGGDQSNIVNRIGGTMMHDILIDRYKNEDFVIAGTSAGAMCMSTEMIAGGNVTDALFKGSVRMRDGMSFIPELIIDSHFIQRGRFGRLAEAVAKHPHLMGVGLAEDTGVIIKNCNDFKVIGSGMVVLFDPSKLTHNNEEILAPGTPMSMSNLVVHILSNSDMFTIDERRIGILPMDAAFI, from the coding sequence ATGGTCAAAGGCACATTGATCCCTATCGGGGGCAACGAAGACAAGGGAATGGGAGAAAACGAGATGTACACGCTCGAATTTCTCAAGGAAGGCATCTTGTCGCACGTGGTGCGTGAAAGCGGCGGACAGCAGGCACGCATCGTGGTGATTCCGACAGCAAGTAGCATCCCCCACGAAGTTGGCCAAAACTACCTTCACGCTTTCGACAAGCTCGGTGTCAAACATGTCGATGTGATCCACATCCACGACCGCGGTGAAAGTGAGCGCAAGGACTTCCTCCGATTGGTCGAGCAAGCCAATTGCGTGATGTTTTCCGGCGGCGACCAAAGCAACATCGTGAACCGCATTGGCGGGACGATGATGCACGACATTTTGATCGACCGTTACAAAAACGAGGATTTTGTGATCGCAGGTACAAGCGCGGGCGCCATGTGCATGAGCACGGAGATGATCGCCGGGGGCAATGTCACCGATGCTTTGTTCAAAGGTTCGGTGCGCATGCGCGATGGCATGAGCTTCATCCCCGAGCTGATCATCGACAGCCACTTTATTCAAAGAGGAAGATTTGGAAGATTGGCGGAGGCCGTCGCCAAACATCCGCATTTGATGGGCGTCGGATTGGCAGAAGACACGGGGGTGATCATCAAAAACTGCAACGACTTCAAAGTCATAGGTTCAGGGATGGTGGTTTTGTTTGACCCGAGCAAACTCACCCACAACAACGAGGAAATTCTCGCCCCCGGCACCCCGATGTCCATGAGCAACCTCGTGGTCCACATCCTGAGCAACTCCGACATGTTCACGATCGACGAGCGCCGGATCGGGATTTTGCCGATGGATGCGGCGTTTATTTGA